The [Pantoea] beijingensis genomic sequence TTTGGTGCTGCGATGCCGGGCCGTAAACGGTGCAAATCACAGGCAATTAGTCTTAATGGGCGGCATTTTCGCCGATCTGCGACGGTTTAACAATGTTAAATCCCCCCTTATTGTAACCATCAGACATTGAGGAAGCCGTATCCGCCATTACCAGTCGAACGGGTGATGGCGCTAGCTCACGGGATGTTGTACCTGACAAGGCTTGATGCAGCGCCCATATCGCCGCCCAGATAAAATGTCTGTGTCATATCTTTAGTGATTTACCCATCATGCCGGCGGAAAGTCTGCGTACTATTAACAATCCCAATATTTACAGCGCGATAAAAAATCGTTTATTCCCTGCCATTATTAAGAAGCAATGACAGAATCAGTAACAACGCTTCGAAAAGTGTGTGGTAAGCCCGGGTAGAACGAGAGAAAGATAATACAAACCTCAGATTTACCGGGCCGGTTAACCCCGCCATCCCCCCTGTCTGCTCATCAGGAGCGGCTGTAGTACTCTGAAACGCTTTAATATTTGGCAGTTATAGAAAATAAATATAAAAAAATAGCGGCTCACTCTATTCTTGGCGTAATTTATTATTTTTGAATCCACGAGAGGAAGCACAATGACCATTTCAGCTCGTAATCAGTTAACCGGTATCATCAACAACGTTACGGACGGCGCGGTTAATGACGAAATAGAATTAACGCTAAGTGGTGGAGGCAAGTTGGTTGCTGTCGTCACGCGCACCAGTAAAGAAGCTCTTGGACTGGTCCATGGCAAAGAGGCTATTGCCCTCATTAAGGCTCCGTGGGTCATACTGGCAAGCGAAGACTGTGGTTATAAGTTCTCCGCCCGCAATCAGTTTCCAGGCACGGTTAAAACGATTCTGGAAGGCGCAGTTAATACCACCGTACATGTTCAAACCGATGCGGGTTTTTCGCTAACCGCAGTGGTAACAAATGAAGCCGCTGAGGAGATGGCCCTTAAAGCAGGGAGTCGTCTGCTGGCGCTGGTGAAAGCCTCTTCCGTAATGATCGCGGTTAAAGGTTAAAAAGTAATACCGGTTTTTACTTGTTCGGCAAACGACGTTTTCATTGCCAATGAGATGCTAAAACACCCATTGTCGGGTTAATCCAAGAGAGTATTGATGATGAAAAAACTGATTATGTCGGGTCTTCTTGCGGCCTGCTACTCCTCCTTCGCCCTGGCAGATACTACAGCGGCCGATATCCCGGCATTCAAAACCTTTCAACTGGATAAGCTTCAGATTACGGCACTCCATGATAAGGAAAACTATATTCCTAATGATGCCAAAGTGTTTGGCGTGGACGTGGGAGAAAAGGCGGTAGCAGATGTCTTATCGCGTGCTGGCGCACCGACAGATCGCATTAGGCTCAGCATTGATGGTTTGCTGATAAAAGACGGTCAGAAAAACGTTCTGATCGATACCGGGCTGGGTCCTGCCGCTCAAGGCCAACTGGTTCCAAACCTGGAAAAAGCGGGCTACCGACCTGAGCAGATAACGGATGTACTGATCACCCACGTTCACATCGACCATATTAGCGGGCTGGTGACGGCAGATGGCAAGCAAGCCTTTACCAAAGCCACGGTGCGAATCTCCGCTCCGGATTGGGCGTGGCTTCAGACACAGCCCGAAATGGCTACGTTGGTGAAAATTATTCAGCCACAGGTTAAAACCTTCACACCAGGCGACCAAATGCTGCCAGGCATCAAATCGGTTCCCCTGCAGGGCCACACTCCAGGCCATGTTGGCTACCAGATTACTTCTGGCAAAGCGCGCCTGTTAGATATTGGTGATTCAGCGCATAGCTCCATCATTTCCCTTGTGAAACCAGAATGGGCGATTGATTATGATACCGATCGCGCTAAGGGAATGGCTAGCCGTAAAGCGCTGCTGGCAAAACTGGCAGCGGACCATGAGCTAATTTTTTCCCCTCATTTCCCTTTCCCGGGTGTGGGCTATATTGTGGCTAAAGGCGACCATTACGCTTTCCAGGCTGCAGAGTAATCGTACCTCCCGCCTTCCTTCCCAGGAAGGCGGCATGTCCTGGTCGTGCTGTAGAGCAAATGGACAGCATCTTCCCCATACATCGTTGACACAGCACGAAACGGGGTTTGGCTTTCAAACGTGTGCCTTCGTGTGCCTTTTCAGGACTAAAACGCCTCAGGCGCGCTGACGACACCAGCGATTGTTGCTGCATTCAATTATGCCTTTCGCATTATTTCCCGGCGGGTAACGAAAAGCTAAGCAGAAATAAGAGCCCGCAGTTGGTGCAAGCTTTTTACCTGCCAGGTGGGTGTAATACCTTCTGGCGCAGGACGCTCATCGACGTTGAGCCAGCAGGTAGCGATCCCCGCATTTATCCCACCAAGGATATCCGAATCAGGGTTATCCCCGATCATCATCACGCGATCACGCGAGGGGTGTCCCATACGTTCCAGCGCATAATCAAAAATAGCGGGATGAGGTTTTGCATACCCCACCTGCTCTGAGATCACCAGTAAATCAAAATAGCCAAGAAACCCGGTACGCTCCAGTCGGGCGTGCTGTAATGCGGTAAAACCATTGGTGATGATCCCTATTTTGACCTGGCCTTTAAGCATTTCAAGCAGCTCAAGCGCGCCATCCAGTGGCTGGCAGACGTGTGCCATCGCCTCCAAAAAACCACGGTTTAACGTCGCGGGCTCCACGTTTAATTTTTCGCCCCAACGCGCAAAACGTTGAAGCTGCAGCTGTAGTGCCGTGATGGCGCCATTCTGGTAATCTACCCATAATGGTTTATTCAGCGCCTGATAATCATCGAAATCTTCAGCCGTAAACTGCACGTCATAACTCAGAAAAAGGCGCTGCAAGCCGGCAAAAGCATCAAAATGAAAGAGCGTGTCGTCAGCGTCAAATAAGATCCAGTCCCAATTTTTCAACATTTACTCAAATCCTTAGATACCCAAAACGACTTTATAGTGTTAGCGCCATAATAATCGCATCCTCACGCCCGGAAACGGTCGGATAATAATTACGTCGTAGCGAGACTTCATTGAAATCCAGCGCCTCATAAAGCGCAATCGCCCCGGTATTGGAGGCGCGGACCTCCAGCCATAAGGTGACAATACCGCGTTGCAATAAGACATCAATAAGATGCTGCAGAAGTTCACGTCCTAAGCCACGACGTTGAAAAACAGGATCGACCGCAATATTAAACAGGGTGGCTTCATCAAGCACTATCTGCGTAATAGCAAACGCCGCCATGACACCATCAACATCAAGTCGGAAGTTGAGATAACGTTCCCCCTGATTGCTGGCAAACGTTTTTTCCGTCCAGGGAAAAGCATGGCTGCGCTGCTCAATCGCAAATGCACAATTAAGATCGTTCGATGTGAGTAAAGAAATCTGATTCATATTCACAAATCTGCTGCCAGAGTGCACGTTTGGCATCGGCATTATGGTAAAGCTCATCAAGAGCAGGGGACGACAATTGAACGCCTTTTATGGCAATCGTCTCATCAACGCCAAGCAGCCAGCTGGCGCATTGACGCTCTTCCGGCAGCATCGCAAGCCTGTCCGGCGTCAGGATCACCACCTCATGTGGCGCAAGCGTCAGCGAACGCAATACATCGCTCACCAGCGGGTCTTCGGTAGAAGGGGGAACTGACGCCACAATCAGCAGTCGCGTGTCAGTAGGCAAAGCGAGCGCAATTTCTCCCTGCAGAGCACGCGGGCGCCGCAGCGTATACTGCGTAATCCCCATTTGCTGTAGTAACCAGTCGCGTCTGGAAGACATTCTTTTCCCTTGTTGCGGATGCGGATGGAGCCGTGAGAACAGCGATTGAGCATGTGCAGATGCGCTAGCCTCTGACGCTGCAGACGAAAGGAGTTCCACCGTGTGCGCCGCCATGCTAGCAAAAACCACCAAAATCCGCCAATAACCCCTTCACCACTCAAGCGAATATCTCAACGAAATGCACTCCTGCTGCATCTCTAATTGCTTTGGGTATATACTCCTCGCTCTGATTTGTAAGGAGCCATCCGATGTCCGCTTTTACCCCGGCCAGTGAAGTGATTCTGCGCCACAGTGATGAATTTATTGAACGCCGCGTGTTATTCGCTGGTGACCTGCAGGACGACCTGCCCGCTCAACTGGAGACCGCGCTCAGTAAGGCTCATACCCAGCAATATCATCACTGGCAGATCCTCAGCCGGACGATGGGTGAACATGCATATTATGGATTGGTCACGACCGCAGCAATGGCTGCAGAATGTGACACCTTAATTTACTACTGGCCAAAAAATAAACCAGAAGCCCTGTTCCAGTTACAAAACCTGCTTTCATTATTACCGATTGGCAGCGATGTTTTTGTCGTGGGCGAAAACCGCAGTGGTGTGCGTAGCGCTGAACAGATGATTGATGAATGGGCTACCCTCACTAAAATCGATAGTGCGCGTCGCTGCGGTTTCTATCATGGCCGTCTGGATAAACAGCCTGAGTTTAACGCCGAAGATTTCTGGGATGAATATGCCGTAGATGGACTTACCATCAAAACATTACCGGGCGTGTTTAGCCGCGACGGCCTGGATGTTGGTACCGGGCTGCTGCTCTCTACCCTGAATCCACATATGAAAGGGAAAGTACTGGATGTTGGCTGTGGTGCAGGCGTACTTTCCGCGCTGCTCGCTACGCGATCCCCCAAGGTGCGCCTGTGGCTCACTGATGTGAATGCGGCGGCGATTGAAGCCAGTAAAGCGACGCTGGCGGCAAACCAACTGGAAGGCGAGGTCTTTGCCAGTAACGTCTATTCCGACGTGACTAACCGCTTCGATATGATTATCTCTAATCCACCGTTCCATGACGGAGTACAAACCAGTCTTGATGCCGCGCAAACACTGATCCGTGGCGCAGCGAAGCATCTGAATATCGGGGGAGAACTGCGCATCGTCGCAAACGCGTTCCTGCCCTATCCTAACGTGCTGGATGAAACCTTTGGCAGCCATGAAGTGCTGCTACAAAACGGTCGTTTTAAAGTGTACCGCGCAATAATGGGACGCGGCGCCAAAGCCAAACGTTAACCGCACGCGCGGTGCCCGATCGGTGCCGCGCAACATGCTGATTCTGTGTATCAACTACCGGACCGCGCTTTTTCGTGCAATCATCCGGCGACAGCGAAATTTCTATTGACGTCCCGAGGAAAACCTCTAGAATGCGCCTCCGTGGTTGCAATACTGTAAAGTATTGCCGGTACGCGAAGGTGGCGGAATTGGTAGACGCGCTAGCTTCAGGTGTTAGTGTCTTAACGGACGTGAGGGTTCAAGTCCCTCTCTTCGCACCAACAACCACGATATTCATATTGCCTTACATCTGAGCGAAGGTGGCGGAATTGGTAGACGCGCTAGCTTCAGGTGTTAGTGTCTTAACGGACGTGAGGGTTCAAGTCCCTCTCTTCGCACCAAATGGGGTGATATGAATTTTACAACGACGATGCGAAGGTGGCGGAATTGGTAGACGCGCTAGCTTCAGGTGTTAGTGTCTTAACGGACGTGAGGGTTCAAGTCCCTCTCTTCGCACCAGGTTGTAAACCCACTTCTTTTTCCTGATCTCTCACCGCCAGCTAATGCGCGGTAAAATGTAATGAAGCCGCCACTAATCCTCCTGCGACTGCAATGCATGATGGCAGTAATAAGTAATGGCGTAATCGCTTGTGGTACAACATACCAATGGTTGCCAGCAGCGCGACCGCTATTAATACTCGCCACTGTAAAAAAGTTAACTCCAGCGACACTATCAGCGGTATCAAAGCACAGGGCAGCAACACGCCCCAGGCACTATCCAGCTGTTTGATCGTCATACTGCTTCTCCATTTTCATACGCCGTAATCCCCCCTGATACCTGCAAGATCACGACCATTGAATGATAATGATTACCAATATCATATGATAATTTTTATCATTTTGCAGCTGAATTGTTGAAACTCTGTGCAGAGAGATGACAGACCAGTACGAAAGTGATAGATTGCAAACGATCGTTATTTAAACTAAAAAAATATGTCCCCTTCAATTCGGGCGGATTCGAGCAGCCTCAATATGGCCGAGTAAGAGATAAACCTGCTTACTCGTCTGAACCACACTCGCGCTGGCCATGGCATCAACTTACAGCGCCAGATGATTGAGGCTATTGAACACGGGCAGCACCGGTGCTGCCTGAAATAGGGTGAGTATAATAAGCTGAGTTATTCCTGGATGAATAATAAATAGAACATCTTTGAATAGTGCCTTGATATTTCAGGGTAGCCAAGAGTATAAAAAATGAAAGTACAATCTTACGATGAATTGCTTCATAGCAAATATCGGCTATCTCTAATGCTTTTTCTTTTTTTAAACACGGCAATTTCACTTTTTTTCCTGTTTGGCCCGTCGCACAATGCCGTCATGAAGATCACGCCGCCCGGATTGTTAATCCCCGGTCTAAGCCTGGCATTATTACTTTGGGCCTTTTTAAAGTCGCGCAGCAAATTGCCACTATTAAATGCCGCAGCCTTTATTATTGGCATATTGTGGGCCTGGCATATTTCACTCAAGTATTCATTAATGTTTTATTTCGACGGCAGCTATCTGCTGGTAAGCTTGATCAGTATCTTTTTTGTCAGCTCCATCGCATTGGGCGATCATCTGCTGGCATTCTGTCTGCATAGCGTTCC encodes the following:
- a CDS encoding DUF1435 domain-containing protein; amino-acid sequence: MTIKQLDSAWGVLLPCALIPLIVSLELTFLQWRVLIAVALLATIGMLYHKRLRHYLLLPSCIAVAGGLVAASLHFTAH
- a CDS encoding DNA polymerase III subunit psi, with the translated sequence MSSRRDWLLQQMGITQYTLRRPRALQGEIALALPTDTRLLIVASVPPSTEDPLVSDVLRSLTLAPHEVVILTPDRLAMLPEERQCASWLLGVDETIAIKGVQLSSPALDELYHNADAKRALWQQICEYESDFFTHIERS
- a CDS encoding MBL fold metallo-hydrolase, giving the protein MMKKLIMSGLLAACYSSFALADTTAADIPAFKTFQLDKLQITALHDKENYIPNDAKVFGVDVGEKAVADVLSRAGAPTDRIRLSIDGLLIKDGQKNVLIDTGLGPAAQGQLVPNLEKAGYRPEQITDVLITHVHIDHISGLVTADGKQAFTKATVRISAPDWAWLQTQPEMATLVKIIQPQVKTFTPGDQMLPGIKSVPLQGHTPGHVGYQITSGKARLLDIGDSAHSSIISLVKPEWAIDYDTDRAKGMASRKALLAKLAADHELIFSPHFPFPGVGYIVAKGDHYAFQAAE
- the yjjG gene encoding pyrimidine 5'-nucleotidase, translating into MLKNWDWILFDADDTLFHFDAFAGLQRLFLSYDVQFTAEDFDDYQALNKPLWVDYQNGAITALQLQLQRFARWGEKLNVEPATLNRGFLEAMAHVCQPLDGALELLEMLKGQVKIGIITNGFTALQHARLERTGFLGYFDLLVISEQVGYAKPHPAIFDYALERMGHPSRDRVMMIGDNPDSDILGGINAGIATCWLNVDERPAPEGITPTWQVKSLHQLRALISA
- the rsmC gene encoding 16S rRNA (guanine(1207)-N(2))-methyltransferase RsmC, with amino-acid sequence MSAFTPASEVILRHSDEFIERRVLFAGDLQDDLPAQLETALSKAHTQQYHHWQILSRTMGEHAYYGLVTTAAMAAECDTLIYYWPKNKPEALFQLQNLLSLLPIGSDVFVVGENRSGVRSAEQMIDEWATLTKIDSARRCGFYHGRLDKQPEFNAEDFWDEYAVDGLTIKTLPGVFSRDGLDVGTGLLLSTLNPHMKGKVLDVGCGAGVLSALLATRSPKVRLWLTDVNAAAIEASKATLAANQLEGEVFASNVYSDVTNRFDMIISNPPFHDGVQTSLDAAQTLIRGAAKHLNIGGELRIVANAFLPYPNVLDETFGSHEVLLQNGRFKVYRAIMGRGAKAKR
- a CDS encoding TOBE domain-containing protein — encoded protein: MTISARNQLTGIINNVTDGAVNDEIELTLSGGGKLVAVVTRTSKEALGLVHGKEAIALIKAPWVILASEDCGYKFSARNQFPGTVKTILEGAVNTTVHVQTDAGFSLTAVVTNEAAEEMALKAGSRLLALVKASSVMIAVKG
- the rimI gene encoding ribosomal protein S18-alanine N-acetyltransferase is translated as MNQISLLTSNDLNCAFAIEQRSHAFPWTEKTFASNQGERYLNFRLDVDGVMAAFAITQIVLDEATLFNIAVDPVFQRRGLGRELLQHLIDVLLQRGIVTLWLEVRASNTGAIALYEALDFNEVSLRRNYYPTVSGREDAIIMALTL